A window of the Mesotoga prima MesG1.Ag.4.2 genome harbors these coding sequences:
- a CDS encoding elongator complex protein 3 produces the protein MNIIPIFVPHEGCRTRCIFCNEYSATGVTGVPDEKEIVSTVEKYLSFFRHPEDVELAFYGGTFTGFGNQQKYLEVATEFFKAGQIKGIRFSTSPGLISERLVEYLKPYPVNFIELGVQSFDDTVLEKSNRDHNTSDVYKATHLLNSNGIKFGIHLMTGLPEDSESKDIHSTREAIRVGASSVRLHPLVILKGSLLENEYKLRRFSPLDLQESIEILWKMYLLLSTSNVKINRIGICLYGKQIDNVVAGPFHPAIGELVRDRLFLEIVRAFSGEMKRNELRLHNKFKPFFTGHKKGIVEEARKEGILIDFAHDGEEIDVSLYMRRIKERVLEGVYAEA, from the coding sequence ATGAATATTATTCCAATTTTCGTTCCACATGAGGGTTGCAGAACGCGATGCATATTCTGTAATGAATACTCCGCCACTGGAGTCACTGGAGTTCCCGATGAGAAAGAGATCGTTTCCACTGTAGAGAAGTATCTTTCATTCTTTAGACATCCAGAGGATGTGGAGCTTGCATTTTATGGTGGCACATTTACCGGGTTTGGTAATCAGCAGAAGTACCTGGAGGTTGCAACTGAGTTCTTCAAAGCAGGTCAGATAAAGGGGATCAGATTCTCCACCTCTCCGGGGCTCATATCCGAGAGGTTAGTAGAGTATTTGAAACCTTATCCGGTAAACTTTATCGAGCTTGGAGTCCAGTCTTTTGATGATACTGTTCTGGAGAAATCTAACAGAGACCACAACACCAGCGATGTTTATAAAGCAACTCACTTGTTGAATAGCAACGGAATCAAATTTGGCATTCACTTGATGACCGGGCTACCCGAAGACTCAGAGAGTAAGGACATTCACTCGACCAGAGAGGCTATCAGAGTAGGTGCCTCTTCCGTTAGGCTTCATCCTCTGGTGATTTTGAAGGGTTCTCTTCTTGAGAATGAATACAAACTTCGTAGATTTTCGCCTCTTGACCTCCAGGAGTCTATTGAGATTCTCTGGAAAATGTACCTTCTGCTCTCGACATCGAATGTGAAGATAAACAGGATTGGTATCTGTCTGTATGGAAAGCAGATAGACAACGTGGTGGCCGGTCCATTTCACCCTGCGATTGGAGAACTCGTGCGTGATAGACTTTTCCTTGAAATCGTCAGGGCATTTTCCGGGGAAATGAAGAGAAACGAGCTAAGACTTCATAATAAATTCAAACCATTTTTCACAGGTCATAAGAAGGGAATTGTCGAGGAAGCCCGTAAGGAGGGGATTCTTATAGACTTCGCTCACGATGGTGAGGAAATCGATGTTTCTCTTTATATGAGACGGATCAAAGAAAGGGTTCTGGAGGGAGTTTATGCTGAGGCTTAA
- a CDS encoding asparagine synthetase A, translated as MESIGRLSSRVLEHLSDPVVKSAVKVKSAILGEASSFLRGKNFVELLPTIVSPITDPLNHEVHTTRFTYYDQEYRLTQSMIFHKQLACKSFERIFIVSPNVRLETSEKALSGRHLFEFSQIDLEIRNAKREQIMSLIEDLIITVMLSVKRNCSEEMDFLSSDPSIPSKPFATVKFMDAYEQYGKDFETILSASFSEPFWLIDFPIWEREFYDLLSEDKRTLKDMDLILPHGFGETLSGGEREWEHQRILERMGFKGNDPEELSWYMDIAEGGELVPTAGCGIGVERLTRYVCSLDNVSRTRLFPKVPGQSWI; from the coding sequence ATGGAAAGCATCGGGAGACTCAGTTCTAGAGTGTTGGAGCACCTTAGTGATCCGGTTGTGAAGTCGGCAGTTAAAGTAAAATCTGCAATTCTGGGAGAAGCAAGCAGTTTTCTTAGGGGAAAGAACTTTGTCGAGCTACTTCCTACTATTGTATCTCCGATCACCGATCCACTTAATCACGAAGTTCACACCACAAGGTTCACTTACTACGATCAGGAGTATCGCCTTACGCAGTCAATGATATTTCACAAGCAACTAGCGTGTAAATCATTCGAAAGGATCTTCATTGTTTCTCCGAATGTAAGACTTGAAACATCGGAAAAGGCACTTTCAGGAAGACATCTCTTTGAGTTCAGTCAAATTGATCTTGAAATCCGGAACGCAAAGAGAGAGCAAATAATGTCTCTCATCGAAGACCTCATAATTACAGTAATGCTTTCAGTAAAGAGAAATTGCAGCGAAGAAATGGATTTTCTTTCCTCGGATCCTTCGATTCCTTCAAAACCCTTTGCTACGGTGAAATTCATGGACGCTTATGAACAGTATGGAAAAGACTTTGAAACGATACTATCCGCCAGTTTTAGCGAGCCGTTTTGGTTAATTGATTTCCCAATATGGGAGAGGGAATTCTATGACTTGTTGTCGGAAGATAAGAGAACACTCAAGGATATGGATCTAATACTTCCTCATGGATTTGGTGAAACTCTGTCCGGAGGAGAACGAGAATGGGAGCATCAGAGAATCCTTGAAAGAATGGGTTTCAAAGGCAACGACCCTGAAGAACTCTCATGGTACATGGATATCGCAGAAGGAGGAGAGCTTGTTCCGACTGCAGGTTGTGGAATTGGTGTCGAAAGACTGACAAGATATGTCTGTTCTCTAGACAACGTTTCAAGAACAAGACTCTTTCCCAAGGTCCCAGGACAGAGCTGGATATAA